In Paroedura picta isolate Pp20150507F chromosome 12, Ppicta_v3.0, whole genome shotgun sequence, one DNA window encodes the following:
- the RNF208 gene encoding RING finger protein 208, producing the protein MQETLGEPRATDSNVKNLLMSCLKGQQVIIKMEAMKIIHPEKFSELQSSQSRYVPAPRREPPLVAKRAWPSESEIIVNQACGDIPALDSNPGALGLSRTPPLPRRERLYQGQRKGSSEICYHRQPPPSDEVIVNQYVLHSSTPCEPLECPTCGHMYNFTNKRPRILSCLHSVCEECLQILYESCPKYKFISCPTCKRETVLFTDYGLAALAVNTSILNRLPAEALSTNPVQWSSDADRSCYQTFRQYCGAACTCHIRNPLSSCTIM; encoded by the coding sequence ATGCAGGAGACCCTCGGAGAACCCAGAGCCACGGACAGTAATGTTAAGAACCTCCTCATGTCATGTCTGAAAGGGCAACAGGTCATCATCAAAATGGAGGCCATGAAAATCATCCACCCGGAGAAGTTCTCGGAGCTGCAGAGCTCCCAGTCCCGCTACGTCCCCGCCCCCCGCCGCGAGCCTCCGCTGGTTGCCAAGCGGGCCTGGCCTTCCGAGTCAGAGATCATCGTGAACCAGGCCTGCGGGGACATCCCAGCCCTAGACAGCAACCCCGGGGCCCTGGGGCTGTCCCGGACACCACCTCTCCCCCGGCGTGAACGGCTCTACCAAGGACAGCGCAAAGGCAGCTCGGAGATCTGCTACCATCGCCAGCCGCCACCTTCAGACGAGGTGATTGTGAACCAGTACGTGCTGCACTCTTCCACCCCGTGCGAGCCGCTGGAGTGCCCCACCTGTGGGCACATGTACAACTTCACAAACAAGCGCCCGCGCATCCTCTCCTGCCTGCACTCTGTGTGCGAGGAGTGCCTGCAGATCCTCTACGAATCCTGCCCCAAGTACAAATTCATCTCCTGCCCCACCTGCAAGAGGGAGACCGTGCTGTTCACCGATTACGGACTGGCTGCCCTGGCAGTGAACACGAGCATCCTCAACAGACTTCCCGCCGAGGCTCTTTCCACCAACCCTGTGCAGTGGAGCAGCGATGCCGACCGCAGTTGCTATCAGACCTTCCGCCAGTACTGCGGGGCAGCTTGCACATGCCACATCCGGAACCCGCTGTCTTCCTGCACCATCATGTAA